Part of the Lycium ferocissimum isolate CSIRO_LF1 chromosome 6, AGI_CSIRO_Lferr_CH_V1, whole genome shotgun sequence genome, TTAATTACTAGGCCAAACCCTTAACTAATTGATTTTTCCTGCTTTTGGAGCTTCGTTGGTGATGTCTATTTGTTATGAAGAAAACATGATATCCTTATCAAGAACTTCCTATTAGATGTATCCTGTCCTTTATTTAGTGTCAGCAGCGGATGCAACTTCGTAGCTATAGGTTTGACTGAATCCAGTTTTTTCAATACGGAACATCAATATATATGTGAAAAATTATAAGATCTTAacaaatttcataatttcaaaagTACAATACTAAAAAAGTTAAAGGTTGAACCCATCAAATTCAAATCTTGGAACCGCCGCTATTTAGTATCTTCTCTGTCCTAGAGGCACTAAAGCCTAGCTTTTCCTTTTAGTTTGCTCAACTTATACTTTAACACTATACATCTTAATACAGTGACATAACACCCTCTTACATAACCCTTCCagccaaacataacaaacaaacacCACCTTTAtcactttttaattaattctgTTTTGTGTTTTTTCTAAGCTTAAGGACCAAGTAGAGGAAAAACTCAGAACTTGAACTGCTGTGAAACTTGAAAGCCTATATTAATCCACATGTTTATGTATAAGAGCAATTTCTAGGTAACTAACTATAAAATTTAAGAACCTTTTACTAACTAGTTTTTGTACACTAGCATGTATTGTGGTGTTTGGTAATCCAATAACTGATTATATTTTGTTTGCTCTGTGTGTTTCTATACATTTTCTTGCAGCTTTTATGTAGACAATGTTCCCATAAGAGAGATCAAGAGGACAGAAGCAATGGGTGGGGACTTCCCTTCTAAGCCAATGTCTTTGTATGCTACAATATGGGATGGTTCTAGCTGGGCTACCAATGGGGGCAAATACAAAGTCAATTACAAATATGCCCCTTACGTCGCCAAGTTCTCCGAATTTGTCCTTCATGGATGTGCAGTTGATCCAATTGAATTGTCACCAAAAAGTGACACTGTCCAGAATTCTGCAGCCATTCCAACTGGTGTATCCCCTGATCAAAGAACGAAAATGGAGAGCTTCCGAAAGAAATACTTGCAATATTCATACTGTTATGACCGAACTCGATACAAGGTCCCTCTATCTGAATGCGTACTTGATCCCAAGGAAGCTGACCGTCTCCAAGGCTTTGACCCTGTAACCTTTGGTGGCGTCCATCGCCATCACAGCAAACGGCACCAGCAGAGGCAATCGAGGAGGGAAGACGCGTCCTTTAAATAAAAGGAAGGGTATTGTGGTTTCTCTACATTGAGACGTTGATATTTGTGTCCAGTTTGATTGAGGTTATGGAAATTTTTTCCTGTGAATAGAGAATACAGAAAAGGGAAGAGAGGTAAATGGGATTTAGTACTATATATTTGTCATGATCATGATGGGGTATGAGTATATTTCACACCTTTAGGGTCCCAGCTTGCTCTTTTGATGTTTAGTCTTTGGACTCTATTATGAATTCAATTTGGTGATGATTTTTTGTACTTCGGTTGATACTCCGAATGATAACATTGTTGTGAATCAAGCTAACTCCATAAGGGCCTATGAGCTAGAAGTGGTGAATGAGACTCATTCAATTGGGATTATTGGACCGAGTAAAATGTTGGAGTGTTTTATTTGGGATCCAAGCCAAATTAGCAACTAATTAAATCAGACAAGGGGCTTGAAAGAAGCgttttgtgtgtgttgtgatgCTTTGGCAAAGTCTGCTTCTCATCCTGCTTTCTCTGAGTCCAGTTCCtcatctccttctacaatctaTCCTAATTCTTACTTTTAATATTTCTGTATTTCTGCTTGGCCTTTTGCCATTTGAGTtgttgcatttactttctggaATTGAAATTGAACCTTAGTCTTATTAATATAGTTGAGAAAGTGGTAACTGTCACGTTGGATTTGAGTTCATTACATTGGTACGTTCATCGATCGTACTCCAATGGTTGTGGTAGTGCTAGATCAATCTAGCGGCAGTAACCCAGAAGGGTGGATTTTTCATCTAGGGCCGAAACTCCCGAGCCCCTCGAAATGCAAACCAAAGGTGCAAATCCCTCCTAAGACACCCTATGAATGTGCTGGAACACCTAAATCACCGATCCGGGATCGTCTAGCCACATATTTGACCGTGATCAACTCTAAATCTTCAAACTAGTTTGGAACTTAAGTGTCCGAATCACTCTTGAGTTCCTCGGGACTCGTCCAAACTGTCCATCTAATTCCTAAATCATCCTTCGAAGCTGTAGGAACTTTCAAACCTCGATTTCAAGTTTGTTTACGCCGAATTCTGACTTGGTCAActcttagtttatttttttctcctaacttctagtttatttattttcttctccgATACGCATCCGGGTCCCTTGGACTGTCCCCGCAAGCCTACAAGAATTGTTATTTAGGGAATAAGGGTTCTAATACTCAAAACAACCGAACAAATTGGTACAGTAAAGAAATACTCtttccgttcacttttacttatccactatactaaaaattaattttcaattttacttgtccacatactattttttttcatgtattacccttaacattaattatttacttgccaaatcattttccaaggtttaagaatatataccaattaatatgggtatcataGTAAAATatgcactttatttattatttgttgaAGGGAGTGCAAAGTTTATTGTAGACAAGCAAAAGTGGACGGAGTGAGTAGTAATTATTTTTGAGAATCAAATGTGGAAAGCAACATATGGGTAGAGAGGGATTTGAATGAGTATAGAGGGAATTCCCCTAAAAGGGTAGCTGAGAATCAGGAAATTCAGGCAGAAAAGAAGCCAAAAGCTGGAATATTAGATCTTTCTTTGGCTTTGCCTAGCAGTAGTCTACAACAATCACTGGAACCATCAAATAACAACACAAGGATTGGCTATTTCAGGTACAATGATACACATTTTATGGGCACCATGTCTCATAATACAAATATTGTTTGGCTATATATTTGACTGGTTTTTCAGTTAGTTTCTTAAGACGAGTTTTccactgaatttttttttccactcaCAAAACCTTTCTAAGTTTCAACCAAATCTATGTCGGAATGCCTACTGAATTTCAgatatatctttcatacatgTAAAAATTCTGGAAAAAGTAAGTCATAGACTTTTGGTTTTTCGTCTTCCGTCTGCTGTAAATTTCTCATTATCTTTTCGAGACAGGCAAAATGAATTAGCACATAAAAATCATGACTGCTGTGTTAGCTGTTTGAGATCAAAACATGACTATAAGTTATATGAGCATGTTATCATAAATGGCTGTGCATCTATTCAACAAATCCAATTCCATGGGTTTTCATCAAGTGAACTcatttaacatttccatattctacTATTGTAATAAGAACACAATCAAGATACAACGAATACATGAAAAGTACAATCACATACAAACATGCTGCCAAACAAGGCTAAAAGAGCAGCCAGGTGCACTAGGCTCTAGCTAAGCGCGGGATCCGGGGAAGGACCGGagcacaagggtctattgtaagCAGCCAATAGACCCTTGTATAGTTTATTCAAAATACAACTTATGAAGATACAAGAGCTCAAGAAAAAGCAGAATGACACATTGATAGGGGTATTACAAAATCATCAGTCTTTCTTATAAGTCTGAATGCCTGTGAGGACGGTCTGAATCACAGTCATACTGACCGTGAAAACAACAGCAAGGAACACGAGGAAACTCCACGGACCACTAAAGTACCTTTGCTTAAATTCAGCATAGGCAACTCTTAGAGCGAGCCTTTTACTTTTGCAGTAGGTAGAAATCTGTTGTTTGGCATACCTAAACGCTTGTGGATTAGGCTCAATATGTGCTGTTATATATCTGAAGAATTTAATAACCACTGCTTGTTCATCGGCAACTTTGAGGTTGATCTGGAGTATTCCCCTGGCTCGCAGCTCCTTAACATCTTCCTCTCCATTAATAAACATACCCATGAAACTCAAGAAAGATGAGATCCCTGAGGTTTTATATCGTGAACTGCACGAATATTCGTAAGCAACTAGGTTAGAAAACAGGGTCATAGTATTTTCGTCGATAGTTAGTCGAGGAAAGAACAGCTTCCCTGATAACATAGATGATTTAAAATGGATATCTGGTAGGGTATCAACAAATGTATAGATAAATGTATGGATCCCCGGTGTTAAATTTACAGGAACATCAATAGGAAGACCCATTGCAGGACTGCAGCGAATGCCCACTTTCTTCAACTCTGTGACTGAGGAAGGTGGACAAATAGCAAGATGATCTTctgctcctccttcttcttcttcttcgtcatCATTAAATAAATGACCAATCCATAGGCTTCTACAATATTGAAGAAGATGTGCAGGAACCTCCGGCTGATATCGAGAGCGAGGAGCTTGGCGGCGTTTCACGCACCGGAATATATATTCAATAATTGTAGGAGTTGAATAAGGAGGAGATATCCTTACGAATGGCATTTGGATGAAGAATTTGTTTAAAAGACCCAAAGAAAATAACTCTTCACATCTAAATGCGTGTGCTAACATAGTTAGAACTTGAAAAGgtaattgattttcaaacaaTAAAAGGTCACGACGCACCACATCTCTATCATGCTCCTTCATATAAAATTTTCTAGCATTTGGACTCTGGTCGATGATGAATTTAACAATAAAGCAGCCGTCGAGGAACATCATCAGACACCACTCATGGTCTTCCCAGCGTTGGAAACTGCAAGAGTAACAATTCCGAGCTCTGAGCAACTCTTGTTCCACACTTGCATACACTTGTTCAATGGTTACCTGGTTTTTGACACTTTCTGATAATTCCCTCAATGATTTCCGCTTGAAATCCTCCATGGGTTGAACATGAGGTTTTCCATAGTGGATTGGACCGATGGAAACCATAAGGGGCCAGTAGTACTTGGCATCCCTACTATAATCTTCCCTACTAGTATTCTCGACAAGTGCAGGGGGAATTGTTTGTATTTTGTGCGTCTCTTCATCACTTGACGGAGGGCCAGGTATATCAATTTTTGCATGTAACCAATCGGCCACTTCAGCTGCTCTACTGTTTATGTCATCATCCGGAAGAATATGTTGTAGCGTTGTACGTAACGGAGGGACGGCTAACTCAATTACTGGCAACGAAGGGACGCCTAACTGAATTTCTGGCATTTgagataatataaatatatatgtatatatgtgtgtgtattcaAAGAGGCGATAAGATCAGCTGTACCATCCATGcaactatacatatatacaaggaACGCAAGTTAAGAATAATAATCTTGCACTTGAATTAGTTTCTGCAAAAGCTACAAGTTCTTATACTGTTACCTGAGTTTAGGTCAAGTCTGGTATTTTTTGCTTTATTCTCAACTTGACACACTAACAAAGGCAGATTCTAGTACTCTATTCTTCCTGACTGTTAATatcattttaaaactaaaatcatcCTTAAAACTGCAAATTTGAATGTCACGTGTgaaatccttttttttattattttttataaccaTGATGTTTAGGCCAGCTTGCACGCACCTCAACTGACTCCACGGAACGTGTGAAATCTATGTCAATGTTTGTTTATAGACCAAAGCTTCTCTGAAATGCAGCTGTTGACGCCCAATTTTGACCCttcacattttaaattaattagctgagttttttgaatttcaaacagagtgaaatacGTATTTATAaaagtcaaaaatattttcttaactAGTTTTGGAgttattttgccatttcattttaaagtattattatgttcaaaataagtgtttaaCTTAGTACTTATTTCAAGTTGTCAATTTAAAGCCATTTACGACTTAATTACTATAATTAGTTTATTTTtcgcaaataaatattttactttgttaAGGCAAGAAGcttaattagttaatgaataattaattcATCTAATTTGGCTTTAATTTTAGGGGAAAGGACATAATTGGCCGGTCGGGTGAAACTAATTCCACCAGTTGGCCACAATTCTTCTAAACCCAAATTATACCCACTAAACTAATCTCATCCATTAgccaaaacttaaataagacaattttcaaataaaaacccaaacacaaaaatgtttgaggctatttttatatataatatgtgtcatttgtgtataaaatatgtatcagtacctatctcgtaatgtatagaaatcgtataaaatatgaatcactaaggtatgtatcatttttgtatataatatgtatcatttgtgtatataatgtgtatcgACAAAGTAACTGCccgtatagaatagaaaattgtatcatttttgtatataatatatatcattttttgtataaaagtgtatatataattccggcatgtgtatataaactatatcgatcttgtatagaaagtgtaccatatgtataaaaaatgtattatagaacgtatcattgtggtatataatatgtatcactattgtatatgttaaaaataaatatcatatcattattgtataatatatatatataattaacgtataatttatgtatgattaattccagcatatgtataattaacgtataattttgtagataaagtgtatatataattcacCATATGTAATATGATTAATTCCGTACCTTTAGTGATATTTGTTAATTCTTGGCGACTAAAAAGTCTTTTTATAAAATTCACCATATGTAATATGCTGTAGCAGCCCTTTAGTGACGACttttttgtggcgactaaaaagtcttttttttttaagcgccTGGGCTGTTGGGCC contains:
- the LOC132060018 gene encoding UPF0481 protein At3g47200-like — translated: MPEIQLGVPSLPVIELAVPPLRTTLQHILPDDDINSRAAEVADWLHAKIDIPGPPSSDEETHKIQTIPPALVENTSREDYSRDAKYYWPLMVSIGPIHYGKPHVQPMEDFKRKSLRELSESVKNQVTIEQVYASVEQELLRARNCYSCSFQRWEDHEWCLMMFLDGCFIVKFIIDQSPNARKFYMKEHDRDVVRRDLLLFENQLPFQVLTMLAHAFRCEELFSLGLLNKFFIQMPFVRISPPYSTPTIIEYIFRCVKRRQAPRSRYQPEVPAHLLQYCRSLWIGHLFNDDEEEEEGGAEDHLAICPPSSVTELKKVGIRCSPAMGLPIDVPVNLTPGIHTFIYTFVDTLPDIHFKSSMLSGKLFFPRLTIDENTMTLFSNLVAYEYSCSSRYKTSGISSFLSFMGMFINGEEDVKELRARGILQINLKVADEQAVVIKFFRYITAHIEPNPQAFRYAKQQISTYCKSKRLALRVAYAEFKQRYFSGPWSFLVFLAVVFTVSMTVIQTVLTGIQTYKKD
- the LOC132060019 gene encoding probable xyloglucan endotransglucosylase/hydrolase protein 28, with translation MVNFLLEFFILFSVLVLVSGTSRKLPTLPFDEGYLRLFGHDNLIVLEDGKSVHISLDERTGAGFVSQDLYLHGLFSASIKLPADYTAGVVVAFYMSNGDMFEKNHDEIDFEFLGNIRAKNWRIQTNIYGNGSTNVGREERYGLWFDPTEDFHTYSILWTDSQIIFYVDNVPIREIKRTEAMGGDFPSKPMSLYATIWDGSSWATNGGKYKVNYKYAPYVAKFSEFVLHGCAVDPIELSPKSDTVQNSAAIPTGVSPDQRTKMESFRKKYLQYSYCYDRTRYKVPLSECVLDPKEADRLQGFDPVTFGGVHRHHSKRHQQRQSRREDASFK